A DNA window from Streptococcus parapneumoniae contains the following coding sequences:
- a CDS encoding YggS family pyridoxal phosphate-dependent enzyme: MNVKENTELVFREVAEASLNAHRESGSVSVIAVTKYVDVPTAEALLPLGVHHIGENRVDKFLEKYEALKDRDVTWHLIGTLQRRKVKDVIQYVDYFHALDSVKLAEEIQKRSDRVIKCFLQVNISKEESKHGFSREELLEILPELARLDKIEYVGLMTMAPFEASSEQLKEIFNATQDLQKEIQEKQIPNMPMTELSMGMSRDYKEAIQFGSTFVRIGTSFFK; this comes from the coding sequence ATGAATGTAAAAGAAAATACAGAACTTGTTTTTCGAGAAGTCGCAGAGGCGAGTCTGAATGCTCATCGCGAGAGTGGCTCAGTCTCTGTCATTGCAGTTACCAAGTATGTAGATGTACCGACAGCGGAAGCCTTGCTTCCGCTAGGTGTTCATCATATCGGTGAAAATCGTGTCGATAAGTTTCTGGAAAAATATGAAGCTTTAAAAGATCGAGATGTGACTTGGCATTTGATTGGTACCTTGCAAAGACGTAAGGTGAAAGATGTCATTCAATACGTTGATTATTTCCATGCCTTGGATTCAGTCAAGCTAGCAGAGGAAATTCAAAAAAGAAGTGACCGAGTCATCAAGTGTTTTCTTCAAGTAAATATTTCTAAAGAAGAAAGCAAACACGGTTTTTCGAGAGAGGAACTGCTGGAAATCTTGCCAGAGTTAGCCAGACTAGATAAGATTGAATATGTTGGTTTAATGACGATGGCACCTTTTGAGGCTAGCAGTGAGCAGTTGAAAGAGATTTTCAATGCGACCCAAGATTTACAAAAAGAAATTCAAGAAAAACAAATTCCAAATATGCCTATGACCGAGTTAAGTATGGGAATGAGTCGTGATTATAAAGAAGCGATTCAATTCGGTTCCACCTTTGTTCGTATAGGTACATCATTTTTTAAGTAG
- a CDS encoding cell division protein SepF — translation MSLKDRFDRFIDYFTEDEDSSLPYEKRDEPVLTPVNSSQEPALPMHQPSQSAGAKDSNITRLHARQQELANQSQRATDKVIIDVRYPRKYEDATEIVDLLAGNESILIDFQYMTEVQARRCLDYLDGACHVLAGNLKKVASTMYLLTPVNVIVNVEDIRLPDEEQNGEFGFDMKRNRVR, via the coding sequence ATGTCTTTAAAAGATAGATTCGATAGATTTATAGATTATTTTACGGAGGATGAGGATTCAAGTCTCCCTTATGAAAAAAGAGATGAGCCTGTGTTAACTCCAGTAAATTCTTCACAGGAACCGGCTCTCCCAATGCATCAACCTTCACAGTCTGCTGGTGCAAAAGATAGCAATATCACCAGACTTCATGCAAGACAACAGGAATTGGCAAATCAGAGTCAGCGTGCAACGGATAAGGTCATTATAGATGTTCGTTATCCTAGAAAATATGAGGATGCAACAGAAATTGTTGATTTATTGGCAGGAAACGAAAGTATCTTGATTGATTTTCAATATATGACTGAAGTGCAGGCTCGTCGTTGTTTGGACTATTTGGATGGAGCTTGTCATGTTTTAGCTGGAAATTTGAAAAAGGTAGCATCTACTATGTATCTGTTAACACCAGTGAATGTTATTGTGAATGTAGAAGATATTCGTTTACCAGATGAAGAACAAAATGGTGAGTTTGGCTTTGATATGAAGCGAAATAGAGTACGATAA
- a CDS encoding YggT family protein codes for MIFLIRMIYNAVDIYSLILVAFAVMSWFPGAYESSLGRWIVALVKPVLAPLQRLPLQIAGLDLSVWVAIVLIRFLGENLVRFLAMIG; via the coding sequence ATGATTTTTTTAATTCGTATGATTTATAATGCAGTAGATATTTACTCCCTGATTTTGGTGGCCTTTGCTGTCATGTCTTGGTTTCCAGGCGCCTACGAATCAAGTTTAGGTCGTTGGATTGTAGCGTTGGTAAAACCAGTGCTTGCTCCCTTGCAACGCCTGCCTTTACAGATAGCGGGTCTTGATTTATCTGTTTGGGTTGCGATTGTTTTGATTCGATTTTTAGGAGAAAACCTAGTCCGTTTTCTGGCGATGATAGGATGA
- a CDS encoding RNA-binding protein, whose translation MNKGIYQHFSIEDRPFLDKGMEWIKKVEDSYAPFLTPFINPHQEKLLKILAKTYGLACSSSGEFVSSEYVRVLLYPDYFQPEFSDFEISLQEIVYSNKFEHLTHAKILGTVINQLGIERKLFGDILVDEERAQIMVNQQFLLLFQDGLKKIGRIPVSLEERPFTEKIDKLEQYRELDLSVSSFRLDVLLSNVLKLSRNQANQLIEKKLVQVNYHVVDKSDYIVQVGDLISVRKFGRLRLLQDKGQTKKEKKKITVQLLLSK comes from the coding sequence ATGAATAAAGGGATTTACCAGCATTTCTCCATAGAAGATCGTCCATTTCTTGACAAGGGAATGGAATGGATAAAGAAGGTAGAAGATAGCTATGCTCCTTTTTTAACTCCTTTTATCAATCCTCATCAGGAGAAGCTATTAAAGATTTTGGCCAAAACTTATGGTCTTGCTTGTAGCAGTAGTGGGGAGTTCGTCTCGAGTGAGTATGTTCGAGTTTTATTATACCCAGATTATTTCCAACCAGAGTTTTCAGATTTTGAAATATCTCTCCAGGAAATAGTGTATTCCAATAAATTTGAACACTTAACGCATGCTAAGATTTTAGGGACAGTCATCAATCAATTAGGGATTGAACGGAAACTTTTTGGAGATATCCTAGTAGATGAAGAACGGGCGCAGATTATGGTCAATCAGCAATTTCTTCTTCTCTTTCAAGATGGATTAAAGAAAATTGGCCGTATACCCGTTTCGCTGGAGGAACGTCCTTTCACCGAGAAAATAGATAAGCTAGAGCAGTACCGAGAGCTGGATTTATCTGTGTCTAGTTTCCGATTAGATGTTCTTTTATCAAATGTTTTAAAACTATCTAGGAATCAAGCAAACCAGTTGATTGAAAAGAAACTTGTCCAAGTAAATTATCATGTGGTAGACAAATCAGATTATATTGTTCAAGTTGGAGACTTGATTAGTGTAAGAAAATTTGGGCGCTTGAGATTGCTTCAAGATAAGGGACAAACAAAAAAAGAGAAGAAAAAAATAACCGTCCAGTTATTATTAAGTAAGTGA
- a CDS encoding DivIVA domain-containing protein, translated as MPITSLEIKDKTFGTRFRGFDPEEVDEFLDIVVRDYEDLVRANHDKDLRIKSLEERLSYFDEMKDSLSQSVLIAQDTAERVKQAAHERSNNIIHQAEQDAQRLLEEAKYKANEILRQATDNAKKVAVETEELKNKSRVFHQRLKSTIESQLAIVESSDWEDILRPTATYLQTSDEAFKEVVSEVLGEPIPAPIEEEPIDMTRQFSQAEMAELQARIEAANKELAEFEAQAKQGVENPTPVVSPQMEEEPAHPVGPMYEEPEVAPVHPSAPTPATETFDSAPGFEAPQESVTIL; from the coding sequence ATGCCAATTACATCATTAGAAATAAAGGACAAAACCTTTGGAACTCGATTCAGAGGTTTTGATCCAGAAGAAGTCGATGAATTTTTAGATATTGTGGTTCGTGATTACGAAGATCTTGTTCGTGCGAATCATGATAAAGATTTGCGTATTAAGAGTTTAGAAGAGCGTTTGTCTTACTTTGACGAAATGAAAGATTCATTGAGCCAGTCTGTATTGATTGCCCAAGATACAGCTGAGCGAGTGAAACAGGCGGCGCATGAACGTTCAAACAATATCATTCATCAAGCAGAGCAGGATGCGCAACGCTTGTTGGAAGAAGCTAAATATAAGGCAAACGAGATTCTTCGTCAAGCAACTGATAATGCTAAGAAAGTTGCTGTTGAAACCGAAGAATTGAAGAACAAGAGTCGTGTCTTCCACCAACGTCTTAAATCTACAATTGAGAGCCAGTTAGCTATTGTTGAATCTTCAGATTGGGAAGATATTCTCCGTCCAACAGCTACTTATCTTCAAACCAGTGATGAAGCCTTTAAAGAAGTGGTTAGCGAAGTGCTTGGAGAACCGATTCCAGCTCCAATTGAAGAAGAACCAATTGATATGACACGTCAGTTCTCTCAAGCAGAAATGGCAGAGTTACAGGCTCGTATTGAGGCAGCCAATAAAGAATTGGCTGAATTTGAAGCTCAGGCTAAACAGGGAGTGGAAAATCCAACTCCTGTAGTGAGTCCTCAAATGGAAGAAGAGCCTGCTCATCCAGTTGGTCCAATGTACGAAGAACCAGAAGTAGCTCCAGTACATCCTTCGGCTCCAACACCAGCTACAGAAACGTTTGATTCAGCACCAGGATTTGAAGCACCGCAAGAATCCGTTACAATTTTATAA
- the ileS gene encoding isoleucine--tRNA ligase, whose product MKLKDTLNLGKTAFPMRAGLPTKEPVWQKEWEDAKLYQRRQELNQGKPHFTLHDGPPYANGNIHVGHAMNKISKDIIVRSKSMSGFYAPFIPGWDTHGLPIEQVLAKQGVKRKEMDLVEYLKLCREYALSQVDKQREDFKRLGVSGDWENPYVTLTPDYEAAQIRVFGEMANKGYIYRGAKPVYWSWSSESALAEAEIEYHDLVSTSLYYANKVKDGKGILDTDTYIVVWTTTPFTITASRGLTVGADIDYVLVQPAGEARKFVVAAELLTSLSEKFGWVDVQVLATYRGQELNHIVTEHPWDTAVDELVILGDHVTTDSGTGIVHTAPGFGEDDYNVGIANGLEVAVTVDERGIMMKNAGPEFEGQFYEKVVPTVIEKLGNLLLAQEEISHSYPFDWRTKKPIIWRAVPQWFASVSKFRQEILDEIEKVKFHSEWGKVRLYNMIRDRGDWVISRQRAWGVPLPIFYAEDGTAIMTAETIEHVAQLFEEHGSSIWWERDAKDLLPEGFTHPGSPNGEFKKETDIMDVWFDSGSSWNGVVVNRPELTYPADLYLEGSDQYRGWFNSSLITSVANHGVAPYKQILSQGFALDGKGEKMSKSLGNTIAPSDVEKQFGAEILRLWVTSVDSSNDVRISMDILSQVSETYRKIRNTLRFLIANTSDFNPAQDAVAYDELRSVDKYMTIRFNQLVKTIRDAYANFEFLTIYKALVNFINVDLSAFYLDFAKDVVYIEGAKSLERRQMQTVFYDILVKITKLLTPILPHTAEEIWSYLEFEAEDFVQLSELPEAQTFANQEEILDTWAAFMDFRGQAQKALEEARNAKVIGKSLEAHLIVYPNEVVKTLLEAVNSNVAQLLIVSDLTIAEGPAPEAAVSFEDVAFTVERAAGEVCDRCRRIDPTTAERSYHAVICDHCASIVEENFADAVSEGFEEK is encoded by the coding sequence ATGAAACTCAAAGATACCCTTAATCTTGGGAAAACAGCTTTCCCAATGCGTGCAGGCCTTCCGACCAAAGAGCCAGTTTGGCAAAAGGAATGGGAAGATGCAAAACTTTATCAACGTCGTCAAGAATTGAACCAAGGAAAACCTCATTTCACCTTGCATGATGGCCCTCCATACGCGAACGGAAATATTCACGTTGGACACGCTATGAACAAGATTTCAAAAGATATCATTGTTCGTTCAAAATCAATGTCAGGTTTTTACGCACCATTTATCCCAGGTTGGGATACTCATGGTCTGCCAATCGAGCAAGTTTTGGCAAAACAAGGTGTCAAACGTAAAGAAATGGACTTGGTTGAGTACTTGAAACTTTGTCGTGAATACGCTCTTTCTCAAGTAGATAAACAACGTGAAGACTTTAAACGTTTGGGTGTTTCTGGTGACTGGGAAAATCCATATGTGACTTTGACTCCTGACTATGAAGCAGCCCAAATCCGTGTCTTTGGTGAGATGGCTAATAAAGGCTATATCTACCGTGGTGCAAAACCAGTTTACTGGTCATGGTCATCTGAGTCTGCCCTTGCCGAAGCCGAGATTGAATACCATGACTTGGTTTCAACTTCTCTTTACTATGCCAACAAGGTTAAGGACGGAAAAGGTATCCTAGATACAGATACTTATATCGTAGTCTGGACAACAACTCCATTTACCATCACAGCTTCTCGTGGTTTGACTGTTGGTGCAGATATTGATTACGTTTTGGTTCAACCTGCTGGTGAAGCTCGTAAGTTTGTGGTTGCTGCAGAATTATTGACTAGCTTGTCTGAAAAATTTGGCTGGGTTGATGTTCAAGTCTTGGCAACTTACCGTGGTCAAGAACTCAACCACATCGTAACAGAACACCCATGGGATACAGCTGTAGATGAATTGGTGATCCTTGGTGACCACGTTACAACTGACTCTGGTACAGGTATTGTCCATACAGCCCCTGGTTTTGGTGAGGACGACTACAATGTTGGTATTGCTAATGGTCTTGAAGTCGCAGTGACTGTTGACGAACGTGGTATCATGATGAAGAATGCTGGTCCTGAGTTTGAAGGTCAATTCTATGAAAAGGTAGTTCCAACTGTTATCGAGAAACTTGGTAACCTCCTTCTTGCCCAAGAAGAAATCTCTCACTCATACCCATTTGACTGGCGTACTAAGAAACCAATCATCTGGCGTGCAGTACCACAATGGTTTGCCTCAGTTTCTAAATTCCGCCAAGAAATCTTGGATGAAATTGAAAAAGTGAAATTCCACTCAGAATGGGGTAAAGTCCGTCTTTACAATATGATTCGTGACCGTGGTGACTGGGTCATCTCTCGTCAACGTGCTTGGGGTGTTCCGCTTCCAATTTTCTACGCTGAAGATGGTACAGCGATCATGACTGCTGAAACTATTGAACACGTGGCTCAACTCTTTGAGGAACATGGTTCAAGCATTTGGTGGGAACGTGATGCTAAGGACCTCTTGCCAGAAGGATTTACTCATCCAGGTTCACCAAATGGAGAGTTCAAAAAAGAAACAGATATCATGGACGTTTGGTTTGACTCAGGTTCATCATGGAATGGAGTGGTAGTAAACCGTCCTGAGTTGACTTACCCTGCAGACCTTTACCTAGAAGGTTCTGACCAGTACCGTGGTTGGTTCAACTCTTCACTCATCACATCTGTTGCCAACCATGGCGTAGCACCTTACAAGCAAATCTTGTCACAAGGTTTTGCTCTTGACGGTAAAGGTGAGAAGATGTCTAAATCTCTTGGAAATACCATTGCTCCAAGCGATGTTGAAAAACAATTTGGTGCAGAAATCTTGCGTCTCTGGGTAACAAGCGTAGACTCAAGCAACGACGTGCGTATCTCTATGGATATCTTGAGCCAAGTTTCTGAAACTTACCGCAAGATCCGTAACACTCTTCGTTTCTTGATTGCCAATACATCTGACTTTAATCCAGCTCAAGATGCAGTCGCTTACGATGAACTTCGTTCAGTTGATAAGTACATGACGATTCGCTTTAACCAGCTTGTCAAGACCATTCGTGATGCTTATGCAAACTTTGAATTCTTGACAATCTATAAGGCATTGGTGAACTTTATCAACGTTGACTTGTCAGCCTTCTACCTTGATTTTGCCAAAGATGTTGTTTACATCGAAGGTGCCAAATCATTGGAACGCCGTCAAATGCAGACTGTCTTCTATGACATTCTTGTCAAAATTACCAAACTCTTGACACCAATCCTTCCTCACACTGCGGAAGAAATCTGGTCATATCTTGAGTTTGAAGCTGAAGATTTTGTTCAATTGTCAGAATTACCAGAAGCTCAAACTTTTGCTAATCAAGAGGAAATCTTGGATACATGGGCTGCCTTCATGGACTTCCGTGGACAAGCTCAAAAAGCCTTGGAAGAAGCGCGTAATGCAAAAGTTATCGGTAAATCACTTGAAGCACACTTGATAGTTTATCCAAACGAAGTTGTGAAAACTCTACTTGAAGCAGTAAACAGCAATGTGGCTCAACTCTTGATCGTGTCAGACTTGACCATCGCAGAAGGACCAGCTCCAGAAGCTGCCGTTAGCTTCGAAGATGTCGCCTTTACAGTTGAACGCGCTGCAGGTGAAGTATGTGACCGCTGCCGTCGCATCGACCCAACAACAGCAGAACGTAGCTACCACGCAGTTATCTGTGATCACTGTGCAAGCATCGTAGAAGAAAACTTTGCGGACGCAGTCTCAGAAGGATTTGAAGAGAAGTAA